One genomic window of Quercus robur chromosome 6, dhQueRobu3.1, whole genome shotgun sequence includes the following:
- the LOC126689779 gene encoding protein PELPK1-like gives MAFSNYCFLLPLVLALSLATTSLAARHILDTPALPTLQTQPTLPKPTLPMTLPDQTTLPQLPSTQIPSLPIPKFPAIPKIPELTPSDDNSNLLLPLPFNENH, from the coding sequence ATGGCGTTTTCTAATTATTGTTTCCTCCTGCCTTTGGTCCTAGCATTATCACTAGCAACCACAAGCCTTGCAGCGCGCCACATTTTGGACACACCAGCATTGCCAACTCTGCAAACTCAACCAACTCTGCCAAAGCCCACATTGCCAATGACACTACCTGATCAAACCACATTGCCACAATTGCCAAGCACCCAGATACCATCTTTGCCAATTCCAAAATTCCCAGCCATCCCCAAAATTCCCGAGTTGACACCCTCCGATGACAACTCCAACCTTCTTCTCCCACTTCCCTTCAATGAGAATCACTAG
- the LOC126732464 gene encoding protein PELPK1-like, with translation MAFSNYCFVLSLVVAFSLATTNVSLAARQLLDTTAAPPPALTLPTIPSLPKSTLPPLPSVPTLPQATLPPLPSTPLPTLPTPPTLPKPTLPPLPTLPKSTLPPLPSTQIPSLPNPTSPTIPTVPKVTLPPLPAATPLPTIPTTIPSVPTIPTTIPTTPFFSPPPSN, from the coding sequence ATGGCATTTTCCAACTATTGTTTCGTTCTGTCTTTGGTCGTAGCATTTTCGCTCGCAACCACCAATGTAAGCCTTGCTGCACGCCAGCTTTTGGACACAACGGCCGCTCCACCTCCGGCATTGACACTGCCTACAATCCCAAGTTTGCCCAAGTCCACATTGCCTCCATTGCCCTCAGTGCCAACACTGCCTCAAGCCACATTGCCACCACTGCCTAGCACGCCATTGCCAACTTTGCCAACTCCACCAACTTTGCCAAAGCCCACATTGCCACCATTGCCAACTCTACCAAAGTCCACTTTGCCACCATTGCCAAGCACCCAGATTCCATCTTTGCCAAATCCAACTTCTCCAACCATCCCTACAGTTCCCAAGGTGACACTACCTCCTCTACCTGCTGCTACTCCATTGCCCACCATCCCAACCACAATCCCTTCAGTCCCCACCATTCCAACGACAATTCCAACAACTCCTTTCTTCTCCCCACCACCATCAAATTGA